The segment TCATCAGCCGGATTGTTTCTGGGACCTTTCACAGCATACTCTATCAAATACTGCTTTTTCACGAGCCTGACAAATGGAAAAGGACGAATCTTTTGGCAAGCAACTGGCAAAAGGAACTGGCATTAAAAGAAATTGGAACAGAGCTTGGCATTGATATGAAAGATTTCCCATTTGATGCAGCCCTTCAATTAATAGGAGCATGGAAGAATTCCCTCCAGTTTCCGAATGAAATTAAGCCTGCTTCTGACTGGGAAGAAAAAGTCTTGCCGCTATACAAAAAGTATGAAGAAAGAAAACACATAAAAGGCCTATATGATTTTGACGACATGCTTGTTGGCGGATATTACTTTTTCCTTGAAAATCCTATGATACTTGAAACATACCAGAACAGGTTCTCCCATTTTCTGCTGGACGAATTTCAGGATATAAATAAAGTTCAATATGAATGGATTAAATTGATGTCCAAAAAGGCAGAAAGTGTTTATGCCGTTGGTGATGATGATCAGGCTATTTATGCATTTCGAGGCAGTGACCCGAAATACCTGCTTGATTATGAAAAGGATTTTACAAATGCAAAGGTTATTTATTTGCAGAATAACTATCGTTCTACAAATGAAATTGTAGCGGCTGCAAATGAAGTTATAAAGATAAACAAAAATAGGCGTCCTAAAAAAATGGCAGCGACATATTCTGGAGGCAACCCGCTTCTCTTTTACCCTTATGATGAAGAAGAAGAAGCAACAATGATTGTGACAGATATAGTCGAAAAAATCCAAGCTGGAGCAGAGCCAAAGGATTTTGCGATTTTATTTAGGACAAATACAAATAGCAGGGCAATGTTTGAACGACTTTCTTCCTCCAGTCTGCCATTTAGACTAGAGCAGGACTCTGGTTCCTTTTACAGTCGCTTTATTGTTAGGAGTATGCTTGCCTATTTAAAGCTTGCTGTTGATCCAGATGATCAGCATGCAGTCAGCAATTTATTGCCAACATTATTCTTGAAAAAAAGCGTGCTTCAGGATTTGAAGGCTTTAAGCATTTTAGAGGACTGCACGTTGGCTGATGGCTTTGCCAAAATTAAAACAGGCTTTGCCTTCCAAGAGTCCAAATTAAAAAAGATGCCAGCTGCTTTCCAAAAACTAAAATCAGCTTCACCACTTGAGGCGATTGCTTATGTTGAAAAGGAACTCGGCTTTCAGGATTTCATAAAAAAACGGGGTAATGAAGGCAATCAATGGGATAAAGGCTCTGACGATCTCCGTGACTTGAAGGTTGTCGCCAAAAAATTCGGCACGATCGCTGAATTTGTTGCTTATACAGATCATATGATTGCCATGAATACAGAACTAAAAAAGCAATACCAAGATACAAAAAATGCGATTACCTTAACAACCATTCATCGTGCCAAAGGACTTGAATATAAAACTGTCTACATTTTAGGAACGGTCGACGGCTCCATCCCGCATGAATATGCCTTGGAGGCATACCGCAACAGTGATACCCAGCCTTTAGAAGAGGAAAGGCGGTTATTATATGTTTCCATGACAAGATCAATGGAGAAGCTGTATGTATCTATCCCAATGCATTTGCGTGGACGAAAAGCAAAAACCTCCCGTTTCTTAAATGCTGTAAAGCTTGCAGATTTGCCAAAAGATGAGATATAAGGGTAACACTCAGCTTTTAGAGGTTACCCGCCAGCTTACTTTTTATTAATCATTTTAGACAGTGTGTTGAAATCAAGCTGCTTTCCATCCTTAACAATGGATTGAACAATTTTGTCTTCTGTTTCTTTTGGAACTGGTTTTCCAGCAATTTGCGATACTCGACGAATGACGCCTCTTACCGTCTGTTCATCTTTAAAGTTTGCATTTTGCAGAGAATTTGCCAAATCAAAAATGTCCTTCATGTTCACACCTGTTTTTGATTCTATATTCTTAAAGAAGTTATT is part of the Niallia taxi genome and harbors:
- a CDS encoding stage VI sporulation protein F, translating into MNNNFFKNIESKTGVNMKDIFDLANSLQNANFKDEQTVRGVIRRVSQIAGKPVPKETEDKIVQSIVKDGKQLDFNTLSKMINKK
- a CDS encoding UvrD-helicase domain-containing protein; this encodes METAYYYDRLIHLYTETRSDWQKWHEAGKKGLLACAVCGEAVKLYLGIKAKPHFYHASNLEACVMEASPAVKETAATAEYEEETNGFRLPKSRSISTTSSVPELSFKEPKIIKTTCDTVTLHHTDSQRADSYLHALSRGGVHLDDFQSKAVTTNDKAVLVVAGAGSGKTRVLTARTAYLIHEKEVNPASIMLVTFTSKAALEMKERLMKYPDMTKSIISRIVSGTFHSILYQILLFHEPDKWKRTNLLASNWQKELALKEIGTELGIDMKDFPFDAALQLIGAWKNSLQFPNEIKPASDWEEKVLPLYKKYEERKHIKGLYDFDDMLVGGYYFFLENPMILETYQNRFSHFLLDEFQDINKVQYEWIKLMSKKAESVYAVGDDDQAIYAFRGSDPKYLLDYEKDFTNAKVIYLQNNYRSTNEIVAAANEVIKINKNRRPKKMAATYSGGNPLLFYPYDEEEEATMIVTDIVEKIQAGAEPKDFAILFRTNTNSRAMFERLSSSSLPFRLEQDSGSFYSRFIVRSMLAYLKLAVDPDDQHAVSNLLPTLFLKKSVLQDLKALSILEDCTLADGFAKIKTGFAFQESKLKKMPAAFQKLKSASPLEAIAYVEKELGFQDFIKKRGNEGNQWDKGSDDLRDLKVVAKKFGTIAEFVAYTDHMIAMNTELKKQYQDTKNAITLTTIHRAKGLEYKTVYILGTVDGSIPHEYALEAYRNSDTQPLEEERRLLYVSMTRSMEKLYVSIPMHLRGRKAKTSRFLNAVKLADLPKDEI